The genome window ATAGGATGAGACGCCCAAGTTGATGTGGCACAATCTCAGACCAGTATTCTGATTGCGGTGATGTACATGGTGCTACCATAATTTTAAAGTCTTTTGCATTATCTCGATTGGTGAGAATATAAAAGATGTCACTTCCTTCTGTGAGTGAGTATTCAATGCCTTTTTCTCTTTTTCGTACACATTGGGGAGAAGTGAGGGGAGAATCAGCAGGGATAAGCCAGATTTCTGATGTTTCATGATCATGAATATTGATATAAATAAAGTCATTCAGTTTAGAACCACTTACATGTAAAAAAAATCCTGGATCATTTTCACAAAAAATAAGTTTATCTTTGGCTTGATCAGTGTTTAATTGGTGATAGTAAAGCTCAGAAGGTCGGTGATTCTCATCCATTTTAGTATAAAAAAAGCCTTCAGAATTGGCATCCCATACGATTTGTCCGGATATATCAGTGATTGTGTCAGTATAGTGAGGCAATATTTCAAAATTATGAATTTTAGCTGTATAATATTCAGAGCCTTTATCATCGTAAGTCCATGCAGCATATGTATGATTAGGAGATATTTGGACTGAACCAAGTTTGAAATAATCTTTACCATTAGCCAAAACATCACCATTAAGGTAAACTTCTTTATCCCCACCATTTCTTGGTGTACGAAAATAATGTGGTTGTTGGCCTCCAATCACATAAGAAAATCCATAGGCAAAAGGACCATATTTTATAGGAACGGAACTGTCATTTTCTTGAATACGACTTTTCATTTCTGAAAAAAGTAAGTCTTGTAATGATTGTGTATCAGCCATTTGATTAGCTTGATAGGCATTTTCTATTTCGAGATGGTGCCGAATATTTTTATCAAGACAACTGGGGTTTTTTAAAACATCTTGCCAGTTTGAAGCGCGCAACCAATAATAGGGATCTTCGCGATGAATACCATGATGAATTTCTTTATGAATAATTTTAGATACTTTTGGGGGGAGTACAGACGAAAAAGCCATGTATAATCCTCTATAAAAGATGTAAGTATTTATTATGTTTTAAATTAACATTATTAATAGATTAATTTAAACCTGATAGCGACTAACCTTTAGCTTATTTGCAAAATATGAATTAGATAGATTTTACAATTTATGTGCTACATTTTTATTCATGATACTCTTTATTATTGAAATTTAAAATAATTCCTTAAATTACTTTATTTATTGAAAAAAGACTAATTTTTGATATCAAAATTGAAGTTTATGGAACCAATATAAGACTATGATGTTATTATTTAAAATAAAAACTTCTTTTATATTGTAAATTTACATTCGATATTTTCAATACTAATTTTATGCTGTTTTTTATGTAATATGACAATAAAGAGAAGTTTATTTGATTTTTTTGTGTTAACGTGATTATTATAAAATAATTGAATTGACAAAAAAGATTTTTGTACAATATGAGGCTTATATGTATATAATTTCGTTATCACGAGTATAAATACAATAATGATGCCTCGGTTAAAATTAAAGGAAATAAGAATGGAACATCGTCCAGTCCTGGAGACTGAAAGCAATTTAGTTATTACGTTGGTTGCCGATATTGTTGCTGCTTATGTGAGTAATAATTCGATCCGACCGGTGGAAGTGCCAAATTTGATTGCTGATGTTCATGCTGCTTTTCTAAAAGCGGGGAATATGACATTAACAGAAGTTGAAGTCGAAAAACAAAGACCTGCTGTTAATCCAAAACGTTCAATCTTTCCTGATTATCTTATCTGCCTTGAAGATGGAAAGAAGTTTAAGTCTTTAAAGCGTCATCTCATGACTCATTACGGTATGTTGCCGGAAGAATATCGTGAAAAATGGCAATTAGACAGCTCCTATCCTATGGTAGCACCTAATTATGCAAAAGCACGTTCAGCTTTGGCTAAAGAAATGGGGCTTGGACGTAAAAGCGAAAAAAAGATTAAGTGATCACATTATTTCAAAACGTTGTTTTGATCAGGTGTATAAAGGTATTTTTTAGAAGGTATTGTTAGTTATGAGGGGCGAGTTTGATTCTTTGAAAAGGGGTTTTACTTTCTATAAGGAACTTTCTGCACGAATTCGTTTAATCATTGCTCTAAGACCATTGGAGCGTTGTGGTGTTAAATTTTCATTGAGGCCAAGTTTTGCAAGAAGTCCTTCAGCATCAGCTGTAAGGATTTCAGAGGCTTTTTTACCTGAATAGAAGGCAAGAAGAATATAGATCAGACCACGCACAATGTGAGCATCAGAGTCACCTTGGAATGTTAATATCGGATTTTCTGAGTTATCGCGTGAAGATAAAAGCCATACTTGACTAACGCAACCACGAACTTTATTAGCATCGTTTCGCGCACTTTCTGGGAAAGGTGGTAACGCATGGCTGAGTTCAATTACATAGCGATAACGATCTTCCCAGTCATCAAGTTGGGAAAAGTTTTCTATAATATCATCGATCGTCTCTGTCATGGTAATTTTGTCCTTGTCTTCTGGGGTAATGTATGATGCGTCTATGTTGATAGATAATTATCTCATTTTATGAAGTTAAATGAGAAGCACTAAGATTATTTTTGCGAGTTAATTTTATATTATTTTGTTTTATTTATTTTGCTTTCGGATTTTCCGCACCTGTATTGGAGTTATCTTCTGCAGAGGCATTTATGTTTTTATTGCTAAATGTATGGTCAAGATATTCATAGATAATTTTTGAACCATTACGTGCGCGTTCACCCATTGAACCTAAAAAGGATTTTCCGATTTTACAAGTTTCTGTGTTTCGTTCGCAGAACATTCCTAAATCATTTATAGTTTCCTTAAGAGCAATAATTGCATCTCTTGTTGTTGCATCTGTTTCTTTAGGAGGGAATAGATTATTATTGTTTTGCTTCGTTGTAAAAAACGAAACGATTACAAAAATAAAAAATAAAAGAAATGCTGATTTTATTAAAAAACGTATCATAGTAAACCATATTACTATTATAAAAGAATAGAAGAGTAATTTATAATATTTTTTAATGCGATATTTATAATGCTTAATATTTTATGAAATTAAACATTCATTTTGAATGATTTATCTCGTGAATAATATTGTAACAATATATATTCTGATATTGCATTAATGGGTATTTTATCATTGTTTCATTAAAAAATTAACATTAAATTTGTCCTTGGATGAAAGTTGTTGAGAATGCATACGTTTCTATTCTACTTAAATATAAATAGGAAGCCAAATTATAAGGGGTATGAACAGTAGGCCATAATGATATTTAGTTTAATATGCTAATGTGCAAAGTATTGTGCAACCTTTTTATATATTTTTCTGATTTTTTATTATCTTGTAAATTTCAAATACGGCTATAAATTCATTTTATGAAATTAATTAAATAATAGCATAGATTGTCATTTGCATGTGATATTATAGCTGAGTTAATTGCACTAACTGACCGTTATATAAAGATATAAGTTTATTATTACAATATTTCGAAAAATCCTATGTTATAAGGTTTCTAATGTGTTTTATGATAAAGCGTTGATTTGATTGTAAACGCTGTCAATTATATGTATGATAAGAGAGTATAATTAAATTCATTGTAAAATGATGTTAAGATAGAGATAGAAAAATGATTGTATGAGGTGATGGCTTAGTATGAAATAAAACACTGTATAGCAAAATTTTAATGTATTTGAAAGCTCTGTTGAATGTAAGACCAAAGCACATAGAACGGTGGTATGAGTATGTTTTCCACTAACTGAAAATAATGTATGTTAGTTTCTATTATGGCAAGTAAACGAAAGAAACAAAAAAATAAATCTGTAAAACAATGGAGCGTTACTATAGCATTTTTGGCAGTAATTTGCCGCTTTATTATTTGGTTAATAAAACAGATTTATCGCCATACATGTGCAAATGCTTGTTTGGTCATAGGATTATTTATTTTTATTATAAGTTTTGGATTTTTTGTTGTTAATGCATTGTTTTCACAAATGAAAACACATCAAGAGACATTGATTAATATAAATTTAACATCGGTTTCAGCTGTAGTAGAAGTTTCCATTTTATCTGAAAAACAAGCAAGAATCCAAGCGGATTCTAATATTTTTTCTGTTTTTATTTCAAGTAGCTTACATCAAGATTTATCTTTGTGTTTTCTGCAAAACACTATACCGGGAAATTTATTGGAAACACAAGAGAAATTAGCAAAAATTAGATTGCATAGTGATCTTCTAGATGAGGTAAGTGATACCAATATACGTTATACCAGAGTATAGTGGGAACAGAAAATTATTAATGAACATTTATTAAGATAAAAGGATAACTTATTATAAGTAATTAGGAAAATTTATTTTTCTCTGTCCATTAAGTATAGGTATTAAAGATGCGCAAATACTGAAATAATGACATTGATATGATTTATTTAAAATAAACTTTTTAAACTCTGTATTGCGGATATTATTTAGCGATAGAGGGCTTTATGTATCTTTTTTTGTCGGGAAGTGGTTATTGATATAGAAAATCAAAAAACTGAAAATAATTTAAAATAGTCAAAAATACTTAAATTTTATCTATAACAGAAAAATTGATCATACAATTTTGATTTAAATACCTAAAATTGATTTGTTAAATTAAAAATCAAGATAATTTTTATTTATTAAATATACGACAAGTTGCTTTTTCGAGAAAGGTTTCGCTTTCTTTTTTCTCAAGTGGAGATGGAGCGAATACGCGTAAAATAGTAAAAACCTCATTTAATTTTTGAGCGACTAAAACTGAATTAAGAGTACGTTCAATTTTTGATTGTTTGAGTTCTGTTATTTGTAGAGGGTTTCCGATAATAAGATTGAGTTTAGCATTGGGAGTTGTTTTGTCATTGAGGTTGTAGAAAATAATTCCGTCGCGTGTATAGGCTGACAGTGACCAAAATTGTGTTGTTTGTGGAGTAGTTAAGTGAACAGGACCATTATCTAGATCAAATTTGCATACTTTAAGAAGAAATAAAGGATCCATAGATTGGCGAATAGGATCATACGAATCGAGATCAACGAATTGATAGTGTGGTCCTATTTTTTCAAGACGTGTCCATATATTATTTCGTGTGTAATGAGGAAGTAAAAATAAAATACAAATATGTACAATGACTGTACCGATGCCTATAAGAAGAAACGCATAGATGAATTTAAACACACTTTTCTCCTGATGGAATTCGTTCTATAGATGGCATCATAGGCTTCCGTAGTGCTGTTGTAGAGATAATTGACGTATCATATAAGGTCAGGATAAGTCCGAATTCTTTTTGACTTGTTGATGCAAGCCAATTACCTGTTTGCGGTGTTGGTGAGATATTTATCCGTAATGAGCCATCATTTTCATAAATTACATTGTAGGTATGGAGTGCAAAAGGAATATTATTCTTTGAAGTGTAGGGTTTAAGAAATTTGTCAGCTGCATACAGAGTAAAGAGACGTGTTTCAGGAATGTGTCCTTTAAGTGAATAATGGCAGTTGGGATATAGTGGACGTTTCTGATTATCTGTCCAAAGTTGGAAAATGAGATTTTCTGGATGTCCAAGGGAAATATCACCACGTTTTGCAGTGCGTGCCCGAGTGTAAGGATCAGCCTTAGTTGTTCCTATGTGTGGATAGGTCATCCATTCTCTAATTTTTAAACATTCAAAATTTATGCCGGTATTGAGCATATAATCAACACTGAATATTCCAAATAAAATTGAGAAAACAAAGATTAGAAAAGAAAAAACGATATTAAAAAGCATTGTAAAAGATTCAAGTTGCAACTGTTGAAGGAAAATTAGTTTTCATATTTGATAAGGTTATATTTTTTAGCTTTTGTAAGTCTTTGTTGATAGAACGTATAGCATTTAGTGTTGCAGGTGAAAGTATTTGGGGCAATTTAGGAATAATATACGAATTATTATTGGAAGGATTAATTGGTGATTGATAAGGTAAAATCGAGTTTTTGACACCATAGAGTGGTTGAAGGATTGTATTTTGATGTGCGTAGAGCATAATATGATGCCATATCATGGCGGGAATAAAACCGCCGAAAGTGCGATTCATGGATGAGAAATCATCATTCCCCATCCATACAGCGCCGGTGTAATTACCAGTGAAGCCGACAAACCAAGCATCGCGGTAAGCTTGTGATGTTCCAGTTTTCCCAGCAACAAGCGACATAGGCAGGGCTGCGCGTTTACCAGATCCTCGTGTTGTAACTCCAACCAGCATTTGATTCATATAAGCAGCTGATTGTTTACTGATAACTTGATATGGTTTGTTACCATTGCGTGTCCAATCCCATATTACACGATCATCTATTGTGGTAATTCGCGTAAAGCCATGGTGGTTTCCAGCTACGCCTCCATTAGCGAAGACATTGAAACCAATTGCTTGATCCATTGGTGTCATATTGGATGTGCCTAAAATCATGGTTTTATGTGATAATATATGAGAATTAATACCCATATTTTTAATCAAATTTCTGATTGGTTGGGTATCACGATTAAGATACTGGTAAGTAATATGGACAGGTACTGTGTTGATAGAAAAGGCTAAAGCAGTTGCTAAATCAACATTGCCAATATAACGGCCAGAATTATTTCTGGGTGACCAGCCACCCCAATTGATTGGTTTATCAGATACTATAGTTTTGGGAGATAAACCGCGTTCTATTGCAGTTGCATAAACGTATGGTTTGAATGAAGAACCAGGTTGTCGACCACCTTGTGTTGCTCTATTAAACTGACTTTTTTCATAATCAAGTCCTCCAACGATTGCGCGTACAGCTCCGTTATTATCAAGAATAACAGTAGCTGCTTGTGTTACATGGTATTGTGGGCCATATTGGTGTAGATAATATTCAATTGCTTCTTCTGCTACTTGTTGAATATTTGGATCAAGAGTGGTTTGGACAATCAAGGTATGGCTTGGTAGTTGACTGCTGATTTGACGTATTTCATCAAATGCCCAATCAAGAAAATAATTAGGCTGATTGTTTTTAACTTTTGTAATGATTTTAGCAGGGTAGCGGTATGCTTTGATAATTTGGCTATCCGTCATAAAACCACTGTTAACAAGATTAGAAAGAACCACATTTGCGCGTGCTCGTGCAGCAGTTAAATTGCTATGAGGAGCATATTTTGTTGGTGCTTTGAAAAGACCAGCCAATATGGCAGATTCTGCCAAGGATATATTGCGTATATTTTTGTCAAAATAAAATTTTGATGCTGCTGCAATACCGAAATTATTTCCTCCCATGTATACGCGTTCAAGATAAAGTTGCAAAATTTGTTTTTTTTTAAGATTTGCTTCCAGCCATAGAGCAAGATAAGCTTCTTTAATTTTACGTGTTATGGTTCTTTCATGTGTTAAAAATAAATTTTTAGCGAGTTGTTGTGTGAGAGTTGAACCGCCTTGAACGATAATTTTAGCTTGTATATTTTGTGTAATTGCTCGTATGAGACCATAAAAATCAATGCCCCAATGGTGAAAAAAACGGCGGTCTTCTGTAGCAAGAACTGTTTTGATAAGATAATCGGGCATTTCCTCAACAGGAACAGATAGAGCTGGTAAAGCTCCACGATGTCCAATAGAATTTCCGTAGCGATCTAGAAAAAGAATTGAAAAGTTCTTGGATGAATACCAATCTTTTTTTGTTAATTCAAAAACAGAAATACCAACAATGGTGAATAAAGTGAAACCAATCAATCCCAATGTTAATGTTTCATCGAGGATTTCAACAATGCATCGTTTCCATCCTCGTACACGAAAGTGTTGCGAAATAAGAGCTGCTCTATTCCAGAAACAATTGTGAGAAACACGGATATTGTAAAATGTCGTGTTTAACCATGCATCTAATTCAATAAGTTCAGGGCTAAGGAACGGTTTATTTTGTTGGATTTTCTTTTTTTTCAAAAAATCAAACATAAGAAGCCTATGATAAAGTAACGCAATTAAACAATCTGATATAATTATATGGAGTATAAGAACTTTTTTGCTATAGGCATGGCAGAAAAAGAATTTATTTTAAATTGCGATAATTCATTCATCTGAAATTTGTGTTCAGTTTTATATATTTTTTTAAGATTGTTTATTTAAATTTCACAGGTCTTAAAAAATGAACTTATAATTACTAAAATTTTAATATTATAATGCATATATTACAATTATATTTTTTTGTATAACTTTGACTTGAGAAGTAAATTAATTCCTTTATTCATTTTCTATTCAGCTAAAATAGCTTATAAGAAATTTATGATGAAAAAAATTTTCTTTTTTGCGATGTTTATAAATCTCATAAGTTTGGACTCTATTTTAGCGGTTGATTGTGTTGAAGTAGGAAAAAAAGTCGCTGTCCAACAGGGAGGAACGCTGACACGTTCAACGCCAAGTGTTCAAAATGACAAAAATATGTGTGTAGTTGTGATTGTTATTCCTGCGCATAACGGAAATAAATTGCGTCGTGTTGAGGTTGTTGCTGCTGCCGACTAACTTTTTTCAGGTATAGTGATGCGTATTTTGATTGTTGAAGATGATCGCGATCTTAATCACCAATTAGCAAAGGCAGTAAAAGATGCGGGGTATGTTTCTGATAGTGCTTTTAATGGTGAAGATGGCTATTTTTTAGGAAGTACAGAGTCTTATGATGCTGTGATTCTTGATATTGGTTTATCATGCATGGATGGGATTCAAGTTGTTGAAAAATGGCGTAAAGAGGGATATTCTATGCCTGTTTTAATGTTAACAGCACGTGATCGTTGGTCTGATAAGGTACGTGGTATTGATGCAGGTGCTGATGATTATGTCGTTAAGCCATTTCATTTGGAAGAGGTGATGGCTCGATTGCGTGCTTTAATTCGCCGGTCGGCAGGGCATGCAACAAATATGTTATCTTGTGGGGAGATTTTATTAGATACTAAAACTTCTCGTGTTTTTGTTGATAGGCAGTTAATTAAACTAACATCATATGAGTTTCGGCTTCTTGCTTATCTCATGCATCATTGTGATAAAGTAGTTTCAAGAACAGAGCTTATTGAGCACCTTTATGATCAGGATTTTGATAAAGATTCGAATACGATTGAAGTTTTTATAAGGCGGTTGCGTAAAAAACTTAGTGTTGATTCAATTGAGACTATTCGTGGGCTAGGATATAGAATAAAAATGTCAGGTGATAAATGAGAGCTTTGAAGAATAGTAACCGGTTGAAACGGTTATTTTTTTTCATTGGAAAATCACTCAGTCTACGTGTTATGATTTTATCAACATTGTGGGCTATTATTTCACTTTCATCTATTTCAGCAGTCAGTATTTTATTCTATCAGCGTTCAAGTGAACAAAGCTTAGAACGTATTCTTTCTTCTCAGCTTTATAGTCTCATTTCAGCTGTAACTGTTACATCTGAGGGATATTTGAAAGGAAAGCCTGAATTTGGTGATATTCGTTATTCAGATCCAACATCTGGATGGTATTGGGAGGTATTCTCTGTATCTCCAGACCTACATGGAAGATTGGCATCACAGTCATTGGGGACTAAGAAAATTTTTTCACCGAGTGATGCTGAGGTTCCTTTCAATAGCGAATTTTTTCGTTCTTATCGAATAAAAGGGGTAGATGGACAAAACCTAAAAGTTATTGAAAGTGATGTTGTTCTTGATAATCAGAATCGTATTGCTCGTTTTCGCCTTATTGGAAATATTGATGAAGTATACGTACAGGTAAAAGAATTCGAACAAACTTTACAAATTTTTTTGTGGAGTCTCGGTATTGGCAGTGTTTTCATCAATTTAACTATTATTTTTTTTAGTTTCCAACCATTAAAACGAATTCGACAAACATTGAATGATATTCGTGCGGGAAGAACTGATTATGTGAGTACCGATTTATTGAGTGAAGTGATGCCATTGGCACAAGAGATGAATGCTCTTATTGATAATAATCAACGTATTATTGAACGATTTCGAACTCAGGTTGGTAATCTTGCCCATTCATTGAAGACACCTTTATCAGTTATTATTAATGAAGTCGATAATATGACAGGAGAACAAGCCATTTTATTGCGTGAGCAAGCTGGAATAATGCGCTCCCAAATAAATCATTATTTACGGCGTGCTCGGATAGCAGCACAACGCGATAGCGTTGTTTATCACACCCCTGTTAGGAAAACACTTGATCGTTTGGTTCGAGTTATGAGAAAGCTCAATCCTGATAAGGATATTCAATTTACCATAGATGTTGATGATATTATTTTTTCCGGTGAAAGGGAAGATTTAGAGGAAATTGTAGGTAATTTGATTGAGAATGCTGTTCAATGGTCACGTACTAAAATTTTAATCTGTTGTTCTTTAGAAAAAAGTTTTGAAAAAACAGGGTTCTTTAATATCGTTATTGAAGATGATGGTCCTGGTTTGACAGAAGAGAAAATTGATGAAGCTTTAAAAAGAGGTCGACGGTTTGATGAAAGTAAGCCAGGGACAGGATTAGGATTAGCAATTGTTTCAGATATGGTTAGTGAATATGATGGAAAACTTTCTTTGTCGCGTTCCAAGTTAGGTGGATTATATACAAAAGTTGTATTACCAAGCTGATAAATATATTTTCTCTTTTTTAGTGCATATATCAAAGATGATATCTGTGATCAATAAAGTGATATCTTACGTAAAACTTAGGGTATAAGAGCAAAGAATTTTGTAGCTAAAGAGTCGCATTTGTATGTGAGGATATAAATGAAAATTTTTTCTTTGAGTATTGATCAAATCCAAAACTGTGAAAATGAAGCTGATTTTAAGCATAATACTTTTGACAAAAAAAGTATACGAGGGCTTTGTAAACATTTTAAAAGTTTTTTTGCACTTACAGTTTTTTGTCTTTTATTTATTTTCTTTGTAACATGCAGTGTTTATAGTCTGACTGGTAATCCAGGAGTCAAGAGTTATTTTTTTAGTGAATTGATGGGACGGGACCCCAAGACGTTAAATGGTCATGAAAGACTTGTCCGTTTACAAGCGCTTTTTTTTCGTATGCCTCATGATGGGAAGATAGCAGATGCATTGGCAGTAGGTTATCTTGAAGAAGGTCGTTTTCAGGAGGCTGTGAATACCTATTTAGATGCACTTCAATTGAATGGAGAAACAGCTCCGAGGTTGGTAGGGTATGGTCTAGCATTAGTTGGTTACGAAGGAGGAATGATTACGCAAGAAGCGCAGGATGTTTTTCAAAAAGCAGTCAATTTAGCACCAAATGATTTTTATCCTCATTTACTTTTAGCGAATGCTTTTCATCAAGCAGGTCAATCTTCTCAAGCAGTTCAGCTTTTACAAAATTTCCTTAGTAAAAGGCCTAAGGATATTAAAGGAAGATCGCGTGTTGAAGAAATGATTATTCAGTTACTTGATGTCTTTAAAGAGTAAGATTTCGACTGATTTATAGTTGCATAATCAGATGAGTTTATTCAGACATGATAAAAATACGTATAATAAGTTTTACTTAAATAAAAGAATATGCAAAGCTATTTCAATAAAAAATAAGGCATATATACAACTATACAACACGGATTGATGAAAAAATTTTTCATGAGTAGGCTATGAACAGTCCACCTTTAAACGATTTTTCTTCACTTGAGCTTGTTTTGAAGAAGCGAAAAAAAAACCGACTGCTCATGATTTTATTATGTCTTTTTGTTATTGCAGTTGCGACTGGTTTGGTACTGTATGCGATTCGTGATACAGTAAATTTTTTTCGAATGCCATCTGAAATTACAAGGGAAGATATTTTAACAGGTCGTCCTTTACGTTTAGGTGGTTTTGTTGAAAAAGGAACTGTTGAATACAGTGGGAATATGCAAGTTAGCTTTTTTGTGACTGATAGTATAAAACATAAAAAAGTTGTTTTTACTGGCATATTACCTGATCTTTTTCGTGAAGGACAAGGTGTTATTGTAGAAGGATATTTCAATAAACAAAGACTTTTTATAGGCACGCGTATTTTGGCAAAACATGATGAAACTTATATGTCTAAAGAAATGGCTGATCGCATGAACAAGTGTCAGAATATGAAAAGGCAATTCGATTGTGCTAGTTGAATTAGGTCATCTTTTTTTAGCTGCAGCATTTGCAGTTAGTTTGTTGCAGGCGTTCTTACCAACTTTTGGTGTTTTACGGGAAAAGCGTTTATTCATGCAATTAGCGGTGCCATTAGCATATATCACTTTTATATTACTACTCTTATCTTTTTTGGTTATTGTTTATGCTTATATTGTATCTGATTTTTCTGTTCTTAATGTTGTTGAGAATTCTCATTCAGAAAAACCAATGCTTTATAAGATCGTTGGTGTGTGGGGTAACCATGAAGGATCAATGTTGTTATGGGTTTTGTTTTTAGCTTTTTTTAGTATATTGATTTCATTATTTTCTCGACAATTACCAGAACAGTTTAAAGCATTAGTTTTAAGTTGCCAAAGTTGGATCATAAGTGCTTTTCTTTTGTTTATTCTTTTTATGTCTAATCCATTTAGACGTGTTAATTCACCGGTATTACAGGGAAATGATCTTAATCCTGTTTTACAGGATATTTCTTTAGTAATTCATCCTCCACTTCTTTATTTGGGCTATGTTGGTTTTTCAGTCTGTTTTTCTTTTGCAATAGCTACATTGATTATAGGATATGTCGATAAGGTTTGGGCATATTGGGTACGACCATGGATTTTGCTTGCATGGATTTTTTTGACAGTTGGCATCATGGTTGGGTCTTATTGGGCTTATTATGAATTAGGTTGGGGTGGTTATTGGTTTTGGGATCCAGTTGAAAATGTTTCATTAATACCTTGGCTTTCAGGAACTGCCCTTTTACATTCAGTAATTGTTTTTGAAAAAAGAAATTTATTGAAAAGTTGGACCTTATTTTTAGCTATTCTCACCTTTTCTCTTTCTCTTATGGGAACTTTTCTCGTTCGTTCGGGTATTTTAATGTCTGTTCATAGTTTTGTTGTTGATCCAGCACGTGGGAAAGCAATTCTTGCTATTTTGTTTTTT of Bartonella sp. JB63 contains these proteins:
- the ccmE gene encoding cytochrome c maturation protein CcmE, producing MNSPPLNDFSSLELVLKKRKKNRLLMILLCLFVIAVATGLVLYAIRDTVNFFRMPSEITREDILTGRPLRLGGFVEKGTVEYSGNMQVSFFVTDSIKHKKVVFTGILPDLFREGQGVIVEGYFNKQRLFIGTRILAKHDETYMSKEMADRMNKCQNMKRQFDCAS